attgaatgttaatttctctaccataagccgcctccaatgtcattttagagaatttggcagtacgtccaaccggcctcacaaccgcagactacatgtaaccaggccagaccaggacctccacatccagcttcttcacttgCCGGATCGGCTGAGactagccacccggacagctgatgaaactgtgggttcgCGCAAccgaataatttctgcacaaactgtcagcaactgtctcagggaagctcatctgcgtgctcgtcgtcctcaccagggtcttggtCGTAACCTACTTCAGTGGGCAAacgctcaccttcgatggccactggcatgctggagaagtgtgctcttcacggataaatcctggtttcaactgtaccgggcagatggcagtcAGTGTGCAaggcattgtgtgggcgagcagttttctgatgtcaactttgtgaacagagtgccccatggtggcggtggggttatggtatgagcagcagtaagctacatacagtgccttgcgaaagtattcggcccccttgaactttgcgaccttttgccacatttcaggcttcaaacataaagatataaaactgtgtttttttgtgaagaatcaacaacaagtgggacacaatcatgaagtggaacgacatttattggatatttcaaacttttttaacaaatcaaaaactgaaaaattgggcgtgcaaaattattcagcccccttaagttaatactttgtagcgccaccttttgctgcgattacagctgtaagtcgcttggggtatgtctctatcagttttgcacatcgagagactgacattttttcccattcctccttgcaaaacagctcaagctcagtgaggttggatggagagcatttgtgaacagcagttttcagttctttccacagattctcgattggattcaggtctggactttgacttggccattctaacacctggatatgtttattttttaaccattccattgtagattttgctttatgttttggatcattgtcttgttggaagacaaatctccgtcccagtctcaggtcttttgcagactccatcaggttttcttccagaatggtcctgtatttggctccatccatcttcccatcaattttaaccatcttccctgtccctgctgaagaaaagcaggcccaaaccatgatgctgccaccaccatgtttgacagtggggatggtgtgttcagctgtgttgcttttacgccaaacataacgttttgcattgttgccaaaaagttcaattttggtttcatctgaccagagcaccttcttccacatgtttggtgtgtctcccaggtggcttgtggcaaactttaaacaacactttttatggatatctttaagaaatggctttcttcttgccactcttccataaaggccagatttgtgcaatatacgactgattgttgtcctatggacagagtctcccacctcagctgtagatctctgcagttcatccagagtgatcatgggcctcttggctgcatctctgatcagtcttctccttgtatgagctgaaagtttagagggacggccaggtcttggtagatttgcagtggtctgatactccttccatttcaatattatcgcttgcacagtgctccttgggatgtttaaagcttgggaaatatttttgtatccaaatccagctttaaacttcttcacaacagtgtctcggacctgcctggtgtgttccttgttcttcatgatgctctctgcgcttttaacggacctctgagactatcacagtgcaggtgcatttatacggagacttgattacacacaggtggattgtatttatcatcattagtcatttaggtcaacattggatcattcagagatcctcactgaacttctggagagagtttgctgcactgaaagtaaaggggctgaataattttgcacgcccaatttttcagtttttgatttgttaaaaaagtttgaaatatccaataaatgtcgttccacttcatgattgtgtcccacttgttgttgattcttcacaaaaaaatacagttttatatctttatgtttgaagcctgaaatgtggcaaaaggtcgcaaagttcaagggggccgaatactttcgcaaggcactgtacaatgaacacaattgcattttattgatggcagtttgaatgcgcagagatatcgtgacgagattctgaggcccattgtaGTGCCATTCAtcagccgccatcacctcatgtttcagcttgATAATGCAAGGCCCCATGTCTCAAGAATCTGTACACGATTCCTGTAAACTGAAtatttcccagttcttccatggcctgcatactcactagacatgttaaccactgagcatgtttgggatgctctggattgaagtgtacgacagtgtgttccagttcccgccaatatccagcattttcacacagccattgaagaggagtgggacaacattccacaggccacaatcaacagcctgatcaactctatgcaaaggagatatgtcgcactgcatgaggcaaatgttgtgtttatatttttgttcagtgtacaattACCGGTATAAACTAAACTGACCTTCCGGTATACTGCAAAGAGTTTCCCTTTTGTTTACATGAAATAACTTTGAATATGTTGTTTCCACTGCTACAGCAAGGTGCCAAATAAGTGACaatgagagggaggaagatgaAATTcttgaaagagagaaaaaagagaaaactccaaaaaagacaaaaaaagctGAGAAAGCCAATCTCGCACTGCTTAACTCCAACTACAGGCAGCAGGACACCTCAGACAGCGACGACAACATTGGAAGAGTAAGAGTGTGATAAAAACATCACTCTAAAAGAACAGTGTTTGTCCATTTTAGAAATGAACCATTTTCCCTTTAACCTAGATATGGTAGCCATTACCTTATAAATATCTCTTTCATTCAGACAATTTATGTCTGAAAAAAAATCATTGATCAACATCTTtcctcccatctcttcctctttcttctctctccttccctctccctaccCTTCCCGtttccttcctgtctctgtctctcaggtgaCAACTCCTGTCTCAGTTGAAGATCTTGAAAAGTTTGCCCTGCATCCAGCCCCTAGAGATACAACAATCCTGTGCAGAATCACTCGGGACAGGCGGGGCGTGGAGAAAGGAATGTACCCCACTTACTATCTCCATATGGAGAAGGAGGATGGGAAGAGGGTAAGGGTGCTAAAGAAAATGTTCAATGGAATATATGGCTGGCCAATGTGAATGCTCTTGTTGCAAGTCTTTCCTTGTGCTGTATATGATTGGCCAGCCTTTATGTCAGTTTGATCATCAGAATAATTGCACTCATGTAACTGCTGTTTTCTCATTGTCCATTCTTGATTCCTCCCTCCGTCCTCCCTTaatacccctctttctctctacctctctcaggTGTTTTTAATGGcaggcaggaagaggaagaagtgCAAAACCTCCAATTATCTCATTTCCATTGATCCAACAGAACTttccagagacacagacagttaTATAGGCAAACTAAGGTAACTAACCCCCAACCGATCTATGTTCAACCAtactttaaaatgtaaaaaaaaaaatgtgtgaccaactttttatttagtttagtatttttttccattctgtctgtctgtctgtttatttaTTGTGTCCATCTGTCCCGTTCTTCTGTTTAACTTCACAGTACTATGTAAATCGTATGATCAATCTCTTTCAGATCAAATGTGCTAGGCACCAAATTCACAGTGTTTGACGACGGGGATAACCCAGATAAGAAGCCTTTCGTCAAAGAGTGTGAGTCAGTTCGGCAAGAGCTTGCCGCAATCTGTTATGTGAGTCAAACCTAATTTTACATCTTTACAATGACTTCCTTAATTTACTGTAGGCTTTTGCCTCCTGATAAAAAATAAATCTGACCAATAACTAACCTTCTCTTCTGTATTTTTGTCTTTCAGGAGAAGAATGTTCTAGGTTTCAAAGGCCCCAGGAAAATGACGGTGGTTATTCCTGGCATGATGGAGAATGATGAGAGAGTGTGCATTCGTCCAAAAAGTGTATGTTTATCGACACCTAAGACTCCAGAGATTGAGACCTAAGGTTAAATTCATCAGACCACTAAACCAATACATATGATGCAGAATAGAATAAGAGAATAGAATGAGTACCTATATAAATAAAGATATGGTACAGTCTGTTTACcactctctccttcatctactgTTATCTCTCAGGATATAGAGTCTCTGCTCTCCCGCTATGAGAATGGTAACACTGACAACCTAGTGTGCCTCATGAACAAGTCCCCCAGCTGGAATGAACAGACACAGTCCTACGTGCTCAATTTCCACGGCCGAGTCACACAGGCCTCCGTCAAAAACTTCCAAATCGTTCACCCTGACAACGGTAAGATAGAGCCATTGTTTGCTGAGAAATAGAGGTGCTTTAGGCCGCCTGATTGGCTATAAACTGTCTTAGAATACCCTTTCTATATTTCTGCATGTAGTGGCTTAAAAATGCCTTAATTCACTTCATTCACCCGCCCCCAATGCCAACTAACCCTTTTATGATGTACTGCTATCCAACTCCCCACCACCCTGCTGACTATGGGACAATTACACTCCCTTCCAGAGGACTACATTGTGATGCAGTTTGGTCGGGTGGCAGAGGACGTATTCTCCATGGACTATAGCTTCCCTATGTGTCCCCTGCAGGCCTTCGCCATCACGCTCTCCTCCTTCGATGGCAAACTGGCTTGTGAGTGATACCAAGTGTGGACAACTCAATCaagcagatgcagagccttaATGGCTTACCATTACAGTTCTATCACAGTATTAATTGTCAATGTGCATTCCAGGTAGTATTGGATAAGTGTTTGATATTTTTCAACACCTGAGATTACAAAAAGTATTTTTTAGATTTTACGAAAAATACGTAACAACTAATCAACGTCATTGAGTATAGGTTATGATTCAGTCTCAATAAGGAACACATATTACTAAATGTTATCTGAAAAACAGCAACTAGGTCCTCTGAATTATATATTGTGCTTAGATGTCTGGTAGATGTAACCACTAGAATGACAATGTTGCACAGCATACCTGTTTTGTGCAGGCTGTTTGATCATATTTGAACTGAAACATTTTTATAAGAAATATGTATAAGAAATATGTCCAATTcatttatttaatattgattgcAGTCTTAAGGCTCCACTCCACATTATCAAAGTGTAACGTATTCATGTTTTCCATTTTTTTCTACATTCCACATAATCTCATATgtgcaatatacactgagtataccaaatattaggaacaccacCCCTGTTGCCCTCAGAAcggcctcaattcgtcagggcatgggcTCTACAAGGTGAAAGCattcaacagggatgctggcccatgttgactccaatgcttcccacagttgtgtcaagttggctgaatgtcctttggacggtggaccattcttgatacacacaggaatcatctacactgattgaaggggatttaacaagtgacattaataaggaatcatagctttcacctggattcaaatggttagtctatgtcatgaaaagagcaggtgtccttaatgttttgcaTACTCAGTGTAACATGACAGCCGCAGGGCTCTAGACTGCAACCATTTAGTCGCATTTTGAGATCTTCCCAGCGAACGTTTCCATAACGTTCCCTAAAGGTTCTCCTTTGGTTCTTAGAAAAATAACCTTCCCAAAAACGTTCCCAGAAACAACATTTGTTatctgggctttgacttggcTTTGTGAGTTCCATTTTAATTGGTTGCATCGGTGCGAGCTGCCATTTCTAGCTGGTCACTTCACTTCTCTCAAAACGTTCTGTTTGGGGACGGCAAAAACCACGATTTGGTCAAATCTAAAGAGCACCATTTTTCGGATCCCTGAATGAAATAGTCAGGTCTGCCCTGTGCTTGTTTCTCCCTTGCTGCTCCCAAGTAGGTTAGTTGGAGAGCAAAATGCATTCTGATTGTAACATTTCAAAATTAAATTGCGGGAAAATAAAAGTTTAGAAGCTGTTGTGACTgttggagagaggagggtctAAGGTTTCTGAAAGGTATTACATTTATTTCTCAAGTCTCAATATTGGCTGCTTAAGCACAGTTTTTAACCAAACTATCTGGTAGGCTATATCTTTGAGATATACAGAGTGGAGTGTGGGAAGCACACATCTGTCATTTGCGGTGATTGCATAGGCCTATATATAAATTATTGGGTATGCTGCAAAGTTTTTAGGAAATTACAATTACTGTTAGATTAATCAATTACACAACTAACTACCGGCATATTATATTTAACTATCTAACTAATGCATTTTGAGTTTACAAATTAATTAGCCTATGTGATGTTTGTACACACAATAGATGTAAGCAAATGTATATCTATTTAACAGAAGAAATCTGCAGTTCTGGAGCCCTATTTTGAGAGTAAAATATAGCAACAATAGACTAATTGTCAACCCATTCATGACAATCATTGGTTTAGGGTGCATGTCAAAATATATTGATCATGCATTCCTGCTTGGACATGTTCCATTTtccattgacattttagtcatttagcagacgttcttatccagagcgacttacagattgtgcattcatcttaagacagctaggtgggacaaccacatactgtatcacagtcatagtagataaatacattttttctcaataaagtagctatcagcaaagtcagagctagtatgAGGGACAAGAGTCAAGTGCGAGTGTTAGTTCACAAAaggcttttttttaaatgttagttGAAATAACTTATTTTCTGAATCATATCATCTCAGTAGCACTGTGAACGTCTTTTTAAAATGGCTGGTCATTTTTTCCTATTGCGTGATGCTGCAACAAGTTTGGTACGATCAAATTATGGGCTGGTGCCACCAGCTGAAAATGTAAGTAGCACCGGTTCCACCAGGAAATTAGTCTGGATTCCTGAAGCTGCAAAGAGACTCTATTTAAGATAATGATGTGGAATTTGCCATAAATTGTTATTGATAGAATGTTTACTGATGTTTAAAACTGTCATGTTGATTAATCATTTTTATACTacggcattgttgaatacttgtttctgattggcttgaaggacAATTTAGAGCGTGCATTATTTTCCTGTAATGCATGGTATATCAGCACGGTAGCgttcaatggctatagttcatCCTTAacatgtttgagctgcttttgaaggcaaaagtcgaattgaaaacattattggcattgATGAATTCGATTTTCAGCcacgtctatttctatgggcatacgcactgttcatgacacaaactattcacacccctattgttggtggagagaacattttgcaagTTTGAAGTCTATTTCCTGAAATTATACAAATGTTCTCATGGGATGcagagaacatttagcagttttaaagctacttttcatgcaattctatacattttgccatgtctaatgtgcattcatgtgatatttgactgactcaaacattacaacagaatgtatggtctAAAAAacctagctgacatgggctagttgatctggacatttctgacacattatagctctctaaggtatgcaaaGACTGGTttgacaagaggaaaactgttGATGCATTACCCAATTTCAAAATtacaccttgtgcattctactattataaCTTTCAAGAGAAAATTTAAAGCCAGACTGAATTCCGTAAAAAAAAAGGCAGGGTGCGCCCTACAGTTTGAGAACCAATGATCTAAACaagcaagtctgtttgtttggttaccaaggcaactactgtagctatctagtaaacttgctagctacttcagtggatgttgaatgCATTTCTACCtgtaaatgaacacatttctagggACAAATGTgttaaatgtgttaaattatagccatggcaTAAAACATCTTGTAAACCCATTActctgtgttgatgtttttttgtacAGGAAGTTAGTATCTTCTCTCCCCACTATCTCCTTTTGGTCTCTTTATCGCAGTCAAGGACGAAAATACTTTTAGTAAAAGAACTTAATGAATATACCAATCTTCACTGCTGATCTGGAAACACTACATCCAACAGATTCAGATGTAGATAAAACCAATGACTCATGATTTCTCCTCTTGCACAACAGTTACAAAAGTAATTTCGATAGCGATAACAGTCAATCTTTCAGCACTTACTGTATTGCTGAACGCAGAGAGCAATTGAGTTTCACAGATATAAGAATAGGCCACAGTTAAGCCCTGTGGTAAATTAATATGACCACAAAACATGTTTTCTGATGTAGCCTATCTATTCTGTTTCTGAGTGAAACCTTATACCAACACTAACTTTAGACGTTGTCTGCGGAGTAAAAAGATGCCTTTCCTCTCAATAAAGAAACACACTTCCTGTGTTAATGATGTTTAGTTTGAACTGACAATAATATTGGCAATGATGACTGAAGACATTTATAAGCATCTTCCTGTGAGATAAAAGTGTTTCCTAAGAACCTCTACTGTTCCTCTGCCACAAACTTGTCACTTGATTAGTGAAAGTTGCTCACAAACTTAGGTTACCATGATTTAGGCCCAAGTTATATTAGTTATCCCAGTTTGCTTGCTGTATGGTGAGGATATTCTTTTATTTTTCTTGCCTccctgtaaaaaaaatgtttaaaaaaaggtGTATTACCTATTATTGCCAATTACTAATCTCTCACACTTTAGGACAGGAGTATTTCCTGGtgaggtcacatggtcaggaaaaactcttaTCCTTAAAAATAAGTAGTCAATTCACAAGTTTAGATCAGAGCCGTATAAAGAGGGAGTTCGGTCAGGTTTTAGAATGGCTGCCATGTAAACGTCTTTATTCTCGAAATGTTGGTGACGTAACAATACGAGAGCGTGTCTGATAATTCCATATGAAATGACCTGCTGTGAACAAGCAAAACCGAGCAGTGAATTTAGCAGACGTTGTTATTGATTAGCATTCAGGATAATGTGTATCTaagtctgtactgtgttgtggtgtcaaCAAATCTATCTTTACTGGACATCTTCATAGGTTTTGAAAACTATCAGAAATAAACAGCACAAAGCAGAAGCATCAATTATCACTTAGCAATGTCTATGTAGGTGAAAGTGGCTCACTCGCAACTATCAGACTGAAACCACATTGGCCCAActctctatatatacacagtatgacTCTTTAGATAGCTCAGTGATGTAACAGGTGAACTAACACAACACTGTCATTATGTGTTCACTATGTGTGCCAATGTGTATATACAAACTCGATGATAGTCAGATATGACCAACTTTGACACATGACCAGGAGCTCTGTATCTGCACTTATCTTCTATATACACTGAATTAAATAGATTATGCAACATGCaactatttcaaagattttactgagttcatataaggaaataaattcattaggccctaatctattgatttcacatgactgggaatacagatatgcatctgttggtcaccaATACTGTTAAAAAAGAAAGTAGGGGCatgaatcagaaaaccagtcagtatctggtatgactagcattttcctcatgcagcacgacacatctcctttgcatagagttgatt
This window of the Oncorhynchus clarkii lewisi isolate Uvic-CL-2024 chromosome 16, UVic_Ocla_1.0, whole genome shotgun sequence genome carries:
- the LOC139368143 gene encoding tubby protein isoform X1, producing MEDPELRQLKLDNQRSLLMKKQQRRRADTQMVTANRDARPKKSKQKTGADDTDLLITQSQSNNSLNAEEAHDNPLEEITLGELSLKTTDATDEMPPEKPIIAKTMDVEIDSQPKPKLSTENEGPAEVKKKEKEKKEKGVKKEKAQAKQLEQNEDKGEEKEKEKEKREKKTKKDKLKGHTPSKEKKNKTDEQEANTITKSPAIQIDSVVEFETPEWDSDGERKDWSKSPIPGTPKKKQHLNTSRCQISDNEREEDEILEREKKEKTPKKTKKAEKANLALLNSNYRQQDTSDSDDNIGRVTTPVSVEDLEKFALHPAPRDTTILCRITRDRRGVEKGMYPTYYLHMEKEDGKRVFLMAGRKRKKCKTSNYLISIDPTELSRDTDSYIGKLRSNVLGTKFTVFDDGDNPDKKPFVKECESVRQELAAICYEKNVLGFKGPRKMTVVIPGMMENDERVCIRPKSDIESLLSRYENGNTDNLVCLMNKSPSWNEQTQSYVLNFHGRVTQASVKNFQIVHPDNEDYIVMQFGRVAEDVFSMDYSFPMCPLQAFAITLSSFDGKLACE
- the LOC139368143 gene encoding tubby-related protein 3 isoform X2, translated to MKKQQRRRADTQMVTANRDARPKKSKQKTGADDTDLLITQSQSNNSLNAEEAHDNPLEEITLGELSLKTTDATDEMPPEKPIIAKTMDVEIDSQPKPKLSTENEGPAEVKKKEKEKKEKGVKKEKAQAKQLEQNEDKGEEKEKEKEKREKKTKKDKLKGHTPSKEKKNKTDEQEANTITKSPAIQIDSVVEFETPEWDSDGERKDWSKSPIPGTPKKKQHLNTSRCQISDNEREEDEILEREKKEKTPKKTKKAEKANLALLNSNYRQQDTSDSDDNIGRVTTPVSVEDLEKFALHPAPRDTTILCRITRDRRGVEKGMYPTYYLHMEKEDGKRVFLMAGRKRKKCKTSNYLISIDPTELSRDTDSYIGKLRSNVLGTKFTVFDDGDNPDKKPFVKECESVRQELAAICYEKNVLGFKGPRKMTVVIPGMMENDERVCIRPKSDIESLLSRYENGNTDNLVCLMNKSPSWNEQTQSYVLNFHGRVTQASVKNFQIVHPDNEDYIVMQFGRVAEDVFSMDYSFPMCPLQAFAITLSSFDGKLACE